TGCAAAAACGGCCTGCCCCAACTCCCCAAAGTATGCAATCGAGTTGGCAACCTCTTCGACTTGTTCAGGCAAGCTCATGTTCTGGAACACGGGCAGGTCGCGCTCGAACGTCTGAAGCGAAAAGTTTGGATCAATCTGCTCCCTGAGCCCCCTGTAAAGATCGGCGAGGTCAGCGAATTGAGGCAGAAGAAGTTCTGGTCCAAACCGCAGCTCCGGCAACGCTGGCAACGACTGTTCCAGTAGGTAACGGGCAAACGTTCGGCGGCCGATCCCATTGACGCCCGTGAATACGAGGACGTTGGGGGTCGCATGCGTCTCTGCCACCGCGGTCATCAGGCGCTGGTTGGCCATGTCCAAATGCTGGCCGCGACCAAATACCCGTGCAGACAGGGACGAAGGCGCGATCGGCGGGGAGGTCAAGATATGTCGCACATATCTGGCAATATCCTGCGGATTCCAGCCTGCTCTCGACACCCAGTATTGTCGCATCCAGGTGGGAAGCACCGCGGACGTAATGTCTGCAGATAGCGGAAAAACTAGGACCCTCAGATTAGGACGCTGGATCTTCGCAAGCCTAGCCTGGTCAACCTCAAAGCCTACCCAACATGAGTCAATTGAATGTTTCGAGGCGAAGAGGACAAATACCGACGAGCGGTCTACGCCCTCCTCCATGGCATCCAAGAGTTTCTGTCCGTTCGCAAAGCTTTTCTTGTAAAAAAGGGCAAGGCCTTCAGGGAGGCGTCGCCAAACCTTCTCCACAAAGGCGTCGTCGTACCCCGACAGGGACAGAAAGACCTGAGGAACCATCTGCTCCTCCTAATCTAGGTATTAAGACCGTCGCCACACCCGACGGCGCCCGGTTCTTATCATGGAGAGCGCCGAGGAGCATCTTTAACCAGGTTTCCCGCGAGGTTGAGACTATGGGGGCTGGGGGTGGTGTCATCGCCCCGGGCCATTACGCCTCGAACTCCGCCCGCGTGGTGCCACAAGGGGGAAGGCGAGCCGCGTTCGAGCCCAATGACCCGAGCAATGCCTGGTTGCGGCCCCAGTGTAACAAAGTGCGCTGTGTCTAAAGGACTGGATCGCTAATCTCGTCGAACAATCGAGCCCGGGGCGTTTAGGTTGCTGCTAGATGTCAGGGCCACCAAAGCGCGAAGCCAACTACTTTATCGCCGCCACCGTAAGAGGCGCGCAATTAGGGACGCCGAGATGGGGAGACGCGTAAATGGCGCTTACTGAGGAGTTCGTCGCGCCGCTCTCGAACGTTCGATCCTCCGAATACGCTCACTTGTGTCGGATGGCAACCTTACCCAGTTTGTCAATGTGTAATCGGTGGTCACATGGCCCTCGGGAGTCTTGTGTCGGCTGACGGTAATCTTTAGGCCTATGTAGCGAAGCTCTCGAAGGCGCTTCTGCCAATCGTCTTGCACAGTTCCGGAATTGGCAACCAGCATCAGGAAGCGAGCAGGTACCGGCTTTCCTGGTGTCGCATGAAGGGCTCGCGCCAGCCGCTCGTGAACGCTCTTGGTGGCCAGGATTTCCCGCATCTGTTTTGATGTTAGTGTTTTGAAGAGATTCTTTTTCCCCTCGTTGCACGCAGAGCACAGTGGCTCCAGGTTTTCGAAAACCGTCTTCCCGCCCCATGCGCGGGGAATGCGATGGTCGATGTGGAGTCGAACCTTGTCTTTGGCCGGAGACCTCCCGCACATTTGACATTGTCGGCCGTGTGCATGAAGCACTTCGGCGCGAAGTGATTTGGAAATTGCCGAGGAGTTCAGCCTTTTGCGGCGAACGCCTTTGTAGACGTAGAATGTATTGCGGCCTTCTCGTCGGCGCTCAATCGTGTGGCTCGCATCGAGCTCACGCAGGCGACGGTCGACATGTTGCTGGGCGCCGACGCGCAATCGACTGCGGATGTCGTGAATGGTTGCCCCTCGGTTGCCGACGCCCTTGAGCAAACCAAGGATTGCGTTCTTGAGCTGTTTGCCTCGCGAACCGATGACTGAATTGGTGCGTTGACGGGTCATGCGGCGATCTGGACTCGCAGCTCGGCCCAGATCAACAGCAAGTTTTCGATTGTGACGGGCGACGAGCCAGGATCG
The DNA window shown above is from Aggregicoccus sp. 17bor-14 and carries:
- a CDS encoding HNH endonuclease, whose protein sequence is MTRQRTNSVIGSRGKQLKNAILGLLKGVGNRGATIHDIRSRLRVGAQQHVDRRLRELDASHTIERRREGRNTFYVYKGVRRKRLNSSAISKSLRAEVLHAHGRQCQMCGRSPAKDKVRLHIDHRIPRAWGGKTVFENLEPLCSACNEGKKNLFKTLTSKQMREILATKSVHERLARALHATPGKPVPARFLMLVANSGTVQDDWQKRLRELRYIGLKITVSRHKTPEGHVTTDYTLTNWVRLPSDTSERIRRIERSRAARRTPQ